Genomic DNA from Hordeum vulgare subsp. vulgare chromosome 2H, MorexV3_pseudomolecules_assembly, whole genome shotgun sequence:
GCTGACGGTGCCACAGTGCTCCCATTCCATTCCGCCACCGTCTCCTCCAAATCCGCAGAGATTTTATAGCACCGGCACAGTGTACGCTCTCTGAGTCACAGGTCTCCCCTGCATTGCAGTCAATTCAAGCATTTGCCGATGATACCAACAGAGGGAACGAAACgggcaagaagaaggagaagaattcaagcaagcaagcaagcaaacaagcatggtGACATTGAAGAAGGCCGTCAGGAGCAGCAAGCATTCTGAGCGTTATTACAGGACGAAAATATCAACACCGGACTACCATTCCCCATCTGTGATAGTATACATATATGTACATCTACCATTATCAAACACCGCTAAGAGAGAAAGGAAAGTTGCAAAACTTAGTAGCTAGCTAGCACAGACTAAAAACTTCTACTAGGTCTACTACCTCCCGCCGTTCCGGGGAGACCTCCAACagacccaaacccaaacccaaaccctTCCTGTTACCAGCACAGTAACTGTTTGTAGTAGTAGTAACTATGATGAAGTAGTGGTGACTCACTATCCCGCATTGCCTTGCGCCGGCCTCCTCGTCCAGAAGCGCAGAGGTGCGGCAATGGGGGGCTTCGTTATTCTTTGCTTAGCTCGATGCTTCTCCTTGTTGTATACAACAGAACGGAACGGAACAACTATAGAGGTAGATATGGTTTGATGGATGGGTGAACGTGTATGCTACAGTGGTACCGGCGAGGTGGGGGGCGGCGCGCGTTGGTGTGCTCTAGAACTCCACAATGAGGCTGCCGAAGGGCGACCGGTGAGGGATGCCCTTGCGTCGCTTGGCGGAGCGGTAGCTGTTGGCGGTGGCCGGCGGGGTGGACGGGGTGAAGCTCTGCACCACGCTGCTCTTGTCGCTGCCGCCGCTGGTGATGGTGGACGAGTCGTCCGAGTCCGACGCCGCCGCCTTCTTCAGCTTCAGCTTCATCTTCTTACCGCCAGCGTGCCTCTTCCGGCCGCGGAACTCGCCGGAGGTGCCGACGATCTGCGGGTCCAAACATATAAACAACCAAATCACAATGCCGCTCCAGAGCACGCCCAGTCCAGGCGAGCTGAGCTGAGCTCAACTGAAGGAATCTAGCAGAGGCGTTGACCGACTCGAGCTCGGCGCTGCACGCCATTGTTGCCCTATACATACCTTGCATCCAAGGGAGCAGAAGCGGAAGGTGTCGAGGAGGCTGCGCTCGCAGACCTCGCAGGTGTTGGTGACGCCCTTGCCGGGCCTGGGCTGAGGGCGCTCGTTGAGGAACACGACGCGCGCGCTGTTGATGATGTAGGTCTGCACGCCGGTGATGTCCAGCACCTTCTGGATCTCCGACACGCGGATCACGTCGTGGTACGAGGACCTCCGTATCTGCAATGGAACGACACCACCAAAAATCGTCAGGGAGAAGGTCGAGGAACGAGAATATGAGATGGAACATGGGGCAGCTCGAGGAAGTTAGTTAGTTGGGCGGGTTCTTGGATGCGTGTGGGGGAAGAGATGCCGTTGGGGGCCGGAGGACACAGCAACAACTGCAAATCTAGCAGCTCGGAGAGGGACTCTTTCGGTTGTGTGCTCCAAGCTCCAACGGAAACGACACAGGGGGGGAAAGGGAGCATCTTCTTCTCCGGCGCCGGTGGAACCAATGGGAAGGGAAGAAATGGTGTGGTGGTAGGTATACCTGGATGGCGTGGTGGCCGTGGTGGCAGGCGAGGCACTGGGAGCAGAGGGCGCCGTTGATGCAGTCGAGGCAGTACATGTTGCACTCGCACTTGTGCGCGTCGGCGTGCATCTTGCATTGCCCGAAGAAGCTGGTGGCCAGCAGCGGCTTGAGCCACGGCGGCCAGCGCTGGTTCTCGGCCTCGTCGCACTCGCCTCCTCCCTGCCGCGCGCATTCCATCCCAAACCACGCCCATTAGCCACAGAACAGAACACCAAGAAACACAGCACTAAATcgcacaaaaatagaaaaggagagCAGGGGAAGCAAGGATTTGGACGGTACCATGCGGCCGGCTCTGTTGGTGTTGATCCTGAGCAGCAGCGGCGCGTCGTGGTGGAATGCCATTTCGGTGCGCCGGACCAAACGCGGGACGCAGCAGAGAGCAAGAAGGGGGAGGCGGCAGAGGATTTGCTTGGGAGGGaaagaggagagagggagggggggaGGGATGAGCTTTGGAAGAAGGAAGTGGAGGCGGAGGAAAGCCGAGGAGGGCTTTGTAGACCGGGGGAAGAGAAAGGTCGCGAGTGTCACAGCACTCGGTGTACTAGACAGTGGTGGTGGTAAACCAAACCAAGCGAGCGAGCGAGCACGGGGTGGGATGCTTTCAGGGGCGCGTTTGTTCCGTAGCGAGCCCGTGCTTATCCGCTCCCACCCGCACCCGGGTCCGGGCCGGGtcccgtgcgtgcgtgcgtgcgtgccgtCGCCGGCCAACCCGGCCTGGACTGGACTTTCGGgccaccctcctccatcgctCGTGGCGACTCACCCCGTGTTGTCCTCTCGACAGCAGCTCGCACCGGTGCAACTGCTGCCGCAGGCCATTGGTGGCAGGCCATCAGCGCTGACGTCGTGGGGCGCGGGTCGGGTCCGTGCTGCTACCGCATCCGCGATCGGCCCGGCCGACTACGTGTCGTCTCACTTTGTTTATGCGTGGTGCTTCGTGCGGTTTCTTTCGTCCCTGGTTCGTCACCCGGCGTCGCTCCGCCAATGCCGCTCTACGGGGGTGCCTGTTTTGGCTGCTACTACCAGGGAGGGGGTGGGTGGGGGCCACAGGCGCCCAAGCACCCAGACACGTTTTCTCCGCGGAAAAGTTACCGCCACTAACCACGCCATTAGCATTTAGCACCACACTGTCGTCAAAGGCGGAGGAAAAACAATCGCCATTGCGTGCGTGTCCACCCCCGACCCCGGTGCGCTGAACCCAGTGgacgggggagggagggagagggacggGATCGGATGCTTTGCTCTCGCATTCTCAAGTGGACGCTGTCACCGTGTCACGGGTATAGCTCACTGTTGCGAATATAATACAGATGCTTTAGGTGACGATGATATGGGTGCGCTCCGCCTCGGTGCGGCTCAGTTCTGTTGAAATCTGTGAGCATAATCAAATTTTAAAAATTTCTAAGGATCAATGtaagtggtggcatgacaaggtggtggtgtaAAGTTTAGTCTCATTTCACTACTCGAGAAGATGTTGGACCTCttgataagggtctctcttctacatgttattgaggagtgagaagagaagaggcccttGCGCActcttcctccgccgcccgcccacCTCGCCCCGCCTCGCCTCAATACGTAATGGATGCGTGACGATCTGAGACGTCGAATCGTGAGTTGTTACCGATTCGGACGTGGGttcagcccacgtctctccaACCGACCGCCTCTACCTCACGCGCTCGTTCCTTTGCTGCCGCTgcagccggcgactccgtcctgtTCACCGTGCGCCTTCGtttgtctgcttcgtctacgtccgtgtcgccctcgtcatcgccatgtcttcatcaAGCGCAGCTGACCGTCTCGcctgcgagaaggccgaagccgagaagaagaaggcagagGATGTTGCCGGTGCTACGGCCAAGTGGCCGATCGGATGGTATAACTCGTTTATCCAGCTTCTGTTTATTTTAGCCCTAGTAGTActagctatatgcgtagtattTGCTAGTGTGCttcgtgatcagtatgtcatgaatctagtcagtcatgttagtaattatttcatggattaatcaaCTCGAAAAACTGCCtacttactcaacaatccaaaaacctaatgtgggTAGGAATTTTCCGAGTAATGGTTTTTCTACTGCACTGAAAccagataagtttaccggtacttatttcaagcgttggcaaacgagaaccaacttatggctcacggctatgaacgtgttctgggtagccggtgtcactcctacgggaacgatcactcctgaacaggagaagatgttcgttgaggccaccgtcctattactTGGAGCAGTTATAAGCGtggtcggagataagctggttgatgcatatttacatatgcatgttgccaaagagCTGTGGCGCTCGAATCTATATTCGGGGCCATTGATGCTGGGAGCAAgacgtatgttatggagcagttccatgatTACGAAATGGTTGAGAACCGTTTTGtactggaacaagctcatgagataatatgcattgctACAGAACTTGAGGTTCTAAAGTGCAATTTACCGGGAAAATTTGTCGCGgggtgtataattgctaagctccctaactcCTGGagaaactttgctactactctgaaacatgagAGGCATGAATTCTCAATAGAGGATATCATCgatcatctgagtgttgagcagaactcgagagcaaaggactcgcaCTGAAAAACGGTCGAAGGTCCTTCTGCTGCCaacatggtacatcagaggaacttcaattcccacaagcccaaggggaagaattatgtccaacagaataccgacttcaagaagaagggtaagaagcccttcaagaagaataagaacggAGATGTCTGCTTCAATTGTGGTTCTGAGGAACATTGGATCAGtaagtgcccaaacaagtacaagatccagggcaggactccaagtctgccaatatgattgtgagcAACAATGTAAGTGTGCATTTGggtacagtaatttgtttactgtATTTTCGGTTTATCAATCTACCGATTGGTGGGTCGacacaggtgcaaatattcatgtgtgtgctgacatatcattgttctcttcttaccagGTCACAGGCCGAGGGtctgtattgatggggaatggcacgagtgcttctgttcttggtgttggcacggtcgatctgaagtttactccgggaaggatcgtgcagctgaagaacgtgcagcatgtccccgccatcaagaagaatctcgttagtggctcccttctgtgtagagaagggtttaagttggtcttcgagtctaataaagtagttgttacgaaatatggactttttgttggaaaaggttatgaatgcggaggtctgttccgcctttcccttgcagatttctgtaatcaagtaatgaacaatattcattcgagtgttaatgaatctgaagtttggcattcacgtctttgtcacataagtttcggtgttatgtcgtggctagcaaaactgaagttaatcccgagtttcactttagccaaagattCTAAGtatcattcgtgtgtgcaagcaaagcaacctcgcaagcctcacaaggctgcagaggagacacTTGgcgccattagaactcatacattctgatctttgtgagatgaatggtgtgtttactaaaggtggaaagaaatatttcatgacattgatagatgattccactagatattgctatgtgtatctgttaaatactaaagatgaggctctacactactttaaaatctataaggcagaagttcagaatcaacttgaaaagaaaattaaacgagtccagtctgatcgtggtggagagtacttcttaaACGATTTTGATTCTctttgtgcggaacacgacattattcatgagaggacgcctccctattcaccccagtccaacggggttgccgagcggaaaaaccgtactctaactgatttggtcaacgccatgttagatacatcgggtttatccaaggtatggtgggggaggctatattgagtacatgtcatgtcctgaataagttTCCTACAAACGATAATGAAGCCACTCCCTATAAGGAGTGgtcaaagagaaggacgacgctctcgtacttatgtacttggggctgctggcgaaagtcaatgtgccgatcaccaaaaagcgtaagcttggaccaaagaccgtggactgcgttaatttgggttacgctaagaatagcgttggctatagatttctagtagtgaaatctgaggtacctggcaTGAAGAACGGTACAattatggagtcgagggatgctacattctttgaggatatttttcccatgagagatatgcaaagcacctcTAGACAAGAATCTAAGGAAACTCctaagcctgccattcctatggaatattacgaacaaacacatgatgaaaatcctgaggaggatgacgaggaaacccttggtaggggcaagagacgaaGGACTGCaatgacctttggtgatgatttcttcgtatactttgtggatgataatcccacttctatttcagaagcgtatgtgtCTCCACATGCTGATTACTAAAAAGTTGCGGTCCGTAgcaagatggattccatcatggctaatgggacatgggaaattactgatcgtccctatggttgcaaaccattgggatgcaagtgggtgtctaaaatgaagcttaggcccgatggtacgattgaaaagtacaaggccaggcttgtggccaagggctatgccgagaaagaagaagaagatttctttgatacttattcacctgtggctagactgaccaccattcgagtactactctcaatGGAGGCCTCGCATGGTCTTcttgttcatcaaatggacgttaagacagcTTTCTTGAACGGAGAGCTGAACGagtaaatctatatgcaacagccagatggctttgtgatagaaggtcaggaaggaaatgtgtgtaagttgctgaaatatttatatggtctgagacaagcacctatgcaatggcatgagaagtttaatacaactctgatatatgtgtatactatcgccatggtgggggcgaaggagttatattttgcttgtatgttgatgacatactgatatttggaaccaacctcaaagtgattgaggaggttaagtcttttctgtctcaaaactttgagatgaaagaCCTTGGGGTggttgatgttatcttgaacatcaagcttttgagagatgatgagggtggattacacttctgcaattccactatgttgagaagattttgagtcgctttggatattctgactgcaaaatttctcaaacaccatatgatcctagtgtgttgATTCAAAAGTTCAAAGGCACAACTATaggtcaattgagattctctcaaattattggttcgcttatgtatctagctagcgcaacgaggcctgacatcgtgtTTGCCGTGAGCAAACTTAGTCGGTTTGTTGCCaatccgggcgatgttcattggcgtgctgttgaaagaatcatGCGCTACctcaaaggtactgtcaaccacggacttcactatacgggatacccatcgatacttgaagggtatagtgatgcgaattggatctctgatgctgatgagatgaaggccactactgggtatatatttactcttggaggtggtgCTATTTCctagaagtcttgcaagcaaacgatcttaacgagatcgacaatggaagcagaattaacaacattagacacatctcgaagcagaatttcttcgagatgttttgatggacttacgtgtggttgagaagccgatttcggctatccttatgaactgcgataatcagacaatTATTGTCaacgtgaagagttcaaaggacaatatgaaatccaacaaacatataagaatgagattgaagtctgtcacacgtttgagaaactctagagtgatagcgttggattacatgcaaacggctaagaatctgacagatccctttactaaagggctatcacgtgttgtgatagatagtgcgtcgagggagatgggtatgagacccacatgagttgccatggcagtaacccaacctatatgatcggagatcccgtgaagtaggacctcggAAAACAAGCCACTGGTGAACTCAGGAGAGTaattttactaacccactcctttggagatgcaatgctctcggatactgtatggtaggatgactgctgtcttaatgtgttctaagcttatttgtaagcaagatgctgtcctacaaagcgatctttggaggaacacacctatttgAGCCTGATTGCTGGTCAGAGTCTATGAGATTGGTGTGATCTCTAgtgaactcatgaataggccaggggtgtgactaatatgctccacccgaggggtcagccttcggtagcctagtactagtaagacttgtggtgaagcttctttacgccaaactgacaattcaaggcttagtccattgttcagttgtaaaggggtgtagctgcttgttctaggtgaagctcaaccttagtaggtcttcactgaaatgctggtatatcaaaacagtgattggaacaaaggaacacgatgtgcccttgagatctggtgggggattgttgaaatctgTGATGGGCcctaggcccataagagaatttcagaaatctccaagggcccatgtaggtggtggcatgacaaggtggtggtgggaagtttagtcccaccccgctagtggagaagaagttggcCACTTTATAAGgatctctcttctacatgctattgaagagtgagaagagaagaggacCTCCCACActactcctccgccgcccgcctcgccatgcCACGCCTCGCCACGACGTGCCGCGCCGCagattgcgggaatgagccgagccgagctcatacctacgcgcttatttttgccggtcaggaacggagaatacataACAGATGCGCCACGATCTGATAGTCGGATCATGGGTTGTTACCGACTCGGGCGTGGGTTcaacccacgtctctccacccgaccgcctatataagcagggctaacgccaaccctagccgtcaTGAGATCAGATTGCCtcagcctgatacgtctccatcgtatctacttttccaaactcttttgcccttgtttttgactctaatttgcatgatttgaatggaactaacccggactaacgttgttttcagcagaattgccatggtgttgtttttgtaaagaaatgaaagttcttggaacgtcctaaaaatttacggagaatattcctggaaaatatgaaaaatatctgcgcaaagatccaccggagaggatgggccagtgggccacaagccctgttgccgcgccccctggccgcggcaaccaagcttgtggggcccacgtgggtctgccgcccccaactccagctctataaattcactttcgtccagaaaaaaatcaagagagaagatttcatcgcatttgcgatacggaggcgccgccacatcctgttcttcatctcgagggcagaagtggagtccgtttcgggctccggagagggaatcgtcgccatcctcatcatcaaccttcttccctctccaattccatgaagctcttcatcgttcgtgagtaatctatttgtaggctcgctgggcggtgatgagtaggatgaaatctattatgtaatcgagttagttttgacggggattagtccctagtatccactatgttctgagattgatgttcctactactttgccatgcttaatgcttgtcactagggcccgagtgccatgatttcagatctgaaattattatgttgtcaccaatatatg
This window encodes:
- the LOC123427883 gene encoding protein RGF1 INDUCIBLE TRANSCRIPTION FACTOR 1-like isoform X2 — encoded protein: MAFHHDAPLLLRINTNRAGRMGGGECDEAENQRWPPWLKPLLATSFFGQCKMHADAHKCECNMYCLDCINGALCSQCLACHHGHHAIQIRRSSYHDVIRVSEIQKVLDITGVQTYIINSARVVFLNERPQPRPGKGVTNTCEVCERSLLDTFRFCSLGCKIVGTSGEFRGRKRHAGGKKMKLKLKKAAASDSDDSSTITSGGSDKSSVVQSFTPSTPPATANSYRSAKRRKGIPHRSPFGSLIVEF
- the LOC123427883 gene encoding protein RGF1 INDUCIBLE TRANSCRIPTION FACTOR 1-like isoform X1 produces the protein MAFHHDAPLLLRINTNRAGRMVGGGECDEAENQRWPPWLKPLLATSFFGQCKMHADAHKCECNMYCLDCINGALCSQCLACHHGHHAIQIRRSSYHDVIRVSEIQKVLDITGVQTYIINSARVVFLNERPQPRPGKGVTNTCEVCERSLLDTFRFCSLGCKIVGTSGEFRGRKRHAGGKKMKLKLKKAAASDSDDSSTITSGGSDKSSVVQSFTPSTPPATANSYRSAKRRKGIPHRSPFGSLIVEF